AGGTCACGGAGGGCGCTCTCCACGGCCTGGAGGGTCCGCCGGTCGTCGAGCAACTGGGCGTGGCTCTCGTCGATCAGGCGGAACGCCTCGTCGTCCTCGCCCTCGTTCACCGCCCGCATGATGGCCGTCGCCGTCCGATGGCCGTGACCGGGCACCAGCGCGAGAAACGCGCGCAGGGCCCCGGCGTGGAGCGAGGTGTAGGTGCGGTAGCCGTGGGCCGTGCGGTCGGCGGCCGGAAGGATGCCGGCCTCCTCGTAATTCCTGACCGCCTGCGTGGACAGACCGTGCCCGCGCGCCAGATCGATCGGCCTGAGTCTCACACCGCTTTGAAGGTTTCGTCCCACGAAGCCGATGATATCGCGCGAAAGTTTCCACCGAAGGTTCAACGATAGCGTTCAAGGCATGGCTACCGACATCGAGGAAACCACCCATGCCGTCGAGGCTGCCGCCGTCATGCGACTGCTTCCGGCCCGGCCCCGGATGCTCGCGCTGGGCGAGCCGACCCACGGCGAGGACACGCTGCTCGACCTGCGCAACGAGCTCTTCCGGCAGCTCGTCGAGCAGGAGGGCTACGGGACGATCGCGATCGAGAGCGACTGCATGACGGGCCTGCTCGTCGACGACTACGTCACCTCGGGCACCGGCACGCTCGACGCGGTCATGGAACACGGCTTCAGCCACGGCTGGGGCGCCTCCGCGGCCAACCGCGAGCTAGTGCGCTGGATGCGCGCCCACAACGACGACCGGCCCGCGTCCGAGCAGCTCCGGTTCGCCGGTTTCGACGGCCCGCTGGAGACTGCCGCCGCCGCAAGCCCCCGGCAGGCCCTCACCGCACTCCACGGCTGCCTCACGGCCCTGGTGGACGCGGACCTGCTCCCCTGCACCGCGGAGACACTCGACCGCCTGCTCGGCGCCGACGAACGGTGGACCGATCCCGCCGCGATGTGGGACCCCTCCCGGTCCGTGGGGCAGTCGGCCGAGGCCAAGGAGCTGCGGCTGCTCGCCGACGATCTGGTGGCGCTGCTCGACGCGCACACCCCGCACCTGATCACGACGGCCTCGCGGGACGACGGGGACCGGGCGCGCCTGTACGGGCGCACGGCGACCGGCCTGCTGCGCTACCACCACTGGATGGCCGACGGCTCATCGGCCCGCCTGGCCCGGCTGGTGGGCCTGCGGGACCAGATGATGGCCGACAACCTCCTCGCCGTCGCCGCCCGGGGCCCGGTACTCGTCCACGCCCACAACTCCCATCTCCAGCGGGAGAAGAGCACGATGCGGATGGGCGGGATGCCGTTGGAGTGGTGGAGCGCCGGTGCGCTGGTGAGCGCCCGGCTCGGCGAGGAGTACGCCTTCGTGGCCACGGCCCTCGGCACGATCCGGCACCAGGGAGTGGACGCGCCGCCGCCGGACACCGTCGAAGGACTCCTGTACGCGCTCCCGGAGGAGCGCTGCGTCATCGACCCCGCACGGCTGTCCACCGCCCTCGGCGACACGCTGCCCGCGCCCCGTGTGTCCCCTTGGTTCGGTTACGCCCCGCTCGACCCGGCGCACCTGGCGGGCAGCGACGGCATCGTCTTCGTGAAGGACGTCCCGCAGACCCCGTGCGACGCTCAGCAGTAGAGCCGTTGACGACCGGGGGTTCGCCTGGATCAGGCCGGATCAGCGAGCCCGGCCTGATCCGAACGAGGCGCTGCCCTCACGCAGGCGGAACCCCGTGACGAGGTCGGGGCTGATCCGGACAGCGCCCGATGCGGTGCCGGCAGCCCAGGGCTGCAGGAGGTGCGCGTACCGCTCGATCTCGCCAGGTTCGGTGACCGCGGTCGCGTAACCGGTGGCGACCACGCTCCACCCCAGGTGGTCACCCGGATCGATGTCGTCGGCCTCGTAGGCGACGACCACGGCTGTGCCCTCCTCGGCGGAGAGCAGGGCGGCGAGCGTCGATCCGTCCTGGACGCGGACGATGATGTCGCCGGCATCGAGCACGTGGTTGACCGGGCGCACGGCGGGCAATGCGTGCCGGGTGAAGACGATCCGGCCCAGTTCGACGGTGCCGAGCAGGTGCAGCGCCTCGTCGGCACCGAGCTCGTCCATCTGCCGTCCCGGGATGCCCGCGGCAGGCGGACCGGCGGTCGCAGCGACCGGGTGGTTCTTCATCGTGGACGTCCTTCGTCGGGCGGGCAGGCCATCTGCTGCCAGGATCTCCGGCGAGCCGGGGGACAGGCATGGGCCGGTCGGACCCCGGACGGGACCACAGGACCCATGCCCGGGGACGGCGGGCAGGCCGAGACCGAAGACGGACTCGACAGGAGGCCGTTCAGCGGAAGTCTCCGCTGATCACCTCCGTACTCCGGGCGGTCGAGGGTGTCATGGACGTCCGTATCGAACTGGACGGAGCCGTCACCGCCTGAGGAAGGGAACCGCTGCCGGAGTCCGGTGCGTGGTCCGGCTGTCCCGCCCACCCGGTGCGTTGCGCACCGTGCTGGGATAATGCGGAAGGCAGGACACGCACGCACCGAACCAGGGGCCGCCATGTCCGACGATCCGAACGTCTCCGCCGAGGCACCGATCAAGGTGTTCCTGCTCGACGACCACGAGGTCGTCCGACGGGGGCTGCGCGACCTCCTCGACGCCGAGCCGGACATCAGCGTCGTGGGCGAGGCCGGCACGGTCGCGCAGGCGCTGGCCCGCGGTCCGGCCCTTCGCCCGGATGTCGCCGTACTCGACGTGCGGCTGCCCGACGGCGACGGCATCACCGTCTGTCGCGAGCTCCGCGCACGGATGCCGGGCCTGGCCTGTCTGATGCTGACCTCGTTCGACGACGAGGACGCCCTGCTGGACGCGATCATGGCCGGTGCGGCCGGGTACGTGCTGAAGCAGATCAAGGGCTCCGACCTGGTCTCCGCCGTACGCACGGTCGCCACCGGGCAGTCCATGCTGGACCCCGCGACCACCGCGCGGCTGATGCGGTCCCTGCGCACCCCCGAAGCGGCGAAGGAACCGGGGGACGACCCCCTGGCGGCCCTGTCCGAACGGGAGCGGGCCGTCCTCGAACTCATCGGCGACGGCCTCACCAACCGGCAGATCGCCAAGCGGCTCTATCTGTCCGAGAAGACGGTCAAGAACCACATCTCACGGCTCCTGGGCAAGCTCGGAGTGGAGCGACGGATCCAGGCCGCGGTGATCGTCGCCCACGTGCACGAGCACGATGCCGTACACGAGCACGATGCCGGGACGGCACAGCGGTAGGACGGCGACCGTCACCGCACGGGCGGGACCACGGGTACCCGCCATTCCAGGCGCGTGCCCCGCTCCCCGTCGCCCCGTGCCGCGACCTCCATCCGGCCGCCCAGCCGTTCGGCACGTGCGGCCAGGTTCCGCAGCCCGCTGCGCCGGCCTCCCTCGGGCAGGCCGATGCCGTTGTCGGTCACGGTGACGGTCAGAGTCCCGTCGGCGGCGGCGATCGCGACCTCGGCCCGGGTGGCCTGGGCATGGCGGGCGACATTGGTGAGGGACTCCCCCACCACGGCCAGGACCTCGTCCGCGACGGCCGACGGTACGTCGGTGTCGATCAGCCCCTCCATGCGCAGGGCCGGGGCGAATCCGAGAGCCGCTGCGGCCTCGTCCAGGGCCTGGACCGTGCGGGAACGCAGCGTGGACGCCTCGCCGGGGGTGTCGTGCTCGCGGAGTCCGAAGATGGTGGACCGGATGATCTTGATGGTGGCGTCGAGGTCGTCCACGGCGCGGGAGAGGCGTTCGGACGCCTCGGGGTGGTCGACGAAGCGCTGGGCGCTCTGGAGTGTCATCCCCGTGGCGAAGAGACGCTGGATGGCCAGGTCGTGCAGGTCGCGGGCGATGCGGTCGTGGTCCTCCAGCAGGCTCATCTGCTCGGCGTCGCGACGCCGGTCGGCAAGCTCCAGCGCAAGGGCTGCCTGACCCGCGAACCCCGGCAGCGCGGCGACCTCCGCACTGGCGAACACGGGGCGGCCGTGGCGCCGGGCCAGGATCAGGACGCCGCTCAGCTTCTCCTCGGTGCCGACGGTCACGGCCACCGCAGGACCGAACCCCGCCCACCTCTCCGGCTGTACGGTGACGCGCGCGTCGGTCGCCACGTCGGGGACCGTGATCAGGCCGTCGCGGGCCGGCACGGCCTCGGCCAGGGTGCCCCGGGTGCTGGGCAGGACGATCCCGCGATGCGCCTCGGCTCCCTCCCCGAGGGCGAGCGAGCCGCGCAGTTCACCGGCGGAGCCGAGCAGATAGAAGACGCCCATGTCCGCGCCGGTGATGTCCTTGGCCCGGTCCAGCATGCCCTCGAGAACCTCGTGCTCGGGCGCTCCCGAGAGCAGGGCGCTGGTGATGTCGGAGCCGGCCTCCAGCCAGCGCTCGCGCAGCCGGACCTCCTCGAAGAGCCGGGCGTTCTCGACGGCGATGCCGGCCGCGACGGCGAGGGTGGACAGGACTGCTTCGTCCTCGGCGTCGAACTCGGCTCCGCCGTGCTTCTCGGTCAGATAGAGGTTGCCGAAGACCTCCTCGCGGACCCGGATCGGGACACCCAGGAAGGAGTGCATCGGCGGGTGATGGGCCGGGAAGCCGTACGAGGCGGGATGCTCGGACAACTCCGACAGCCGGAGCGGCTCCGGGTGGCGGATCAGCTCGCCGAGGATGCCGTGGCCGGAGGGCAGGTCGCCGATCCGGGCGCGGAGCTCGTCGCTGACGCCCACGGGAAGGAACTCGGCCAGCTTCTTGTCGGTCCCGATCACGCCGAGGGCCCCGTACTCCGCGTCCACGAGTACGACGGCGGCTTCGACGATGCCCTGCAGGACCTGGGGCAGGTCGAGTTCCCGGCCGACCGACATGACGGCCTCCAGCAGGCCGTTCAGCCGGTCGCGCGTGCCCCTCACCTCGTCGATCCGCACCTGGAGTTCGTCGAGCAGCTCGTCCAGCCGCAGTCGCGGAACACCGCTCGGGGCGGGCCGGTCGCCTGCGCTCATGCCCCACCTCCTGCCGCCCTACCCGGCGGGCCCGTCCGGTCGGATGATGACGGTCGGGCACGGGGCGTGGAGCGCCGCCTGCTGGCTCACCGAACCGAGCAGGGCCCGGCGGAAGCCACCGCGACCACGGCTGCCCACGACCAGCATGTCCGCCCCCTCTGCGGCGTCCACCAGGGCCTGGGCCGGGTTGCCGCGCACCAGGCTCTCGTGCACCCAGCGCAGTGCGGCCCGGGACGAGGGGGACCCGTCGACTCCCACCACGATCCGGGGAGCCTCCTGCTGCCTGTCCATCCCGATTGCACCCTTCCGACGACTGGTACATCCACAGTGTGCGAACGCGGAACGCGGCGCCACGCGAGACGGTCAGGGCCCCCGCTCCCCCTGTCCGGCGTCCGGGCCGCCGGAGGGCGGCCCGCCGTGGCGGCCCTCGGGCAGCCGGAACCATCGCTCCTGGCCTGCCGCGACACGTTCCTGACGGCCGCCGGGCAGCACCAGGGTCACCGGGGCCAGGAGCGACGACGGGACGCTGAGGCCGAGCCGGCCCGGCTTGAACCGGATCCGGATGTCCGGGTGTCCGAGGTAGCAGACCGAGAACGAGGAGGCGGGCACCTCGGAGAGTGCCACCGGGGTGACGTGCAGGCCGTCGTCGCGGAGCTCGAGTCCGACGATGCCGCGCTCGACGAGGTCGAGGGTGCCTCCCATGGCTCCCAGGTGGATCCCTTCGCCGGTGGTGCCGCCCTGGACGTCGGTGATGTCACTGAGCAGGGCTTCCTGGCAGTAGCGCCAGGCGTCCGGGCCCTGCTCCCGGGCGAGGACCCAGCCGTGCACGAGGCTGCTGAGCGTGGAGCCGTGGCAGGTGCGGCGCAGGTAGTGGGCCACTGTCCTGCGCCAGAGCTCGTCGTCGAGGCGGTGCCCGAGCCGGCCGAACAGTTCGCCGAGTTCCGAGGGGCGGAAGAGGTACCCGAGCATGAGGGTGTCGGCCTGCTTGGACGCCTGGTACCGGTTGGGTGTGTCGCCCTCGGCCTCCAGGATGCGGTCCAGGCGGCGGATGTCGTGGTAGCGGGCGCGGTAGCCGTCCCAGTCGAGCTCGGCGAGGTCTCCGTAGCCGTGGAACTGGCTGATCACGCCGTGATGGAACGGCACGTACAGGCGGTGCGAGACGTCCTCCCAGGAACGGAGGTCGTCGGGGCCGATGCCGAGGTGTGTGAGGAGCTCGGCGCGTCGGGCTGCCGGGAGTTCCCCGTACAGGTCGAGTGCGCGGGCGAGCACCCACGCGGCGGTGACGTTGGTGTAGGCGTTGTCGTCGATGCCGGGTCCGGCGGCGTCCGGGTAGGCGTCGTGGTATTCGTCCGGGCCGACGACGCCGCGGATCCGGTAACGGCCGAGGCCGGTGTCCCAGGCCGCCGCGTCGGCCCAGAAGAGGGCTGTGTTCAGGAGGAGTTCGGCGCCCGGGCCGTGCATGAAGCCGATGTCGCCGGTGGCCTGCCCGTATTGCCACACGTTCCAGGCGACGGCCGAACCCACGTGGTGCTGGAGGTCGGAGTGGTCCGGCAGCCAGCGGCCGGAGTGCGGGTTGAGGTGCAGCTTCTGGGTCTCCTCGACTCCGGAACTGCCGCTCTGCCACGGGAACATCGCGCCCCTGCCCCCGGCCCGACGGGCGGCCTCACGGGCCGCGGCCAGCCGCCGGTGCCGGTACATCAGCAGGGCCCGAGCGGTCCCGGGGAGGTGGCGGGTGAGGTAGGGCAGCACGAACAGCTCGTCCCAGAAGACGTGTCCCCGGTACGCCTCGCCGTGGAGGCCGCGGGCCGGGACGCCGGCGTCGAGCTCCGCGGTGTGCCGGGAGAGGGTCTGCAGCACGTGGAAGGTGTGCAGGCGCAGCACCTCTCCGGTGTCGCCGGGTACCTGCAGCTCCCCTTCGCTCCAGAGGCGCCGCCAGGACGCCCGGTGGGAGGCCAGCAGGGGGGAGAAGTCCGGGGCGTGCGCGGCGCATTCGATGCTCCGCCGTACGGGGTCGGACAGAGGCCGGTCGAGCGAGGTGCACAGGGCGGCGGTCTTCACGACGACGACGGGGGCGGCCCGTTCGATCGGCAGGGCGAACGTCTGTGTGGCGGTGGTGGCCGTGCACGTCCTGTCGGCGGGCGCCGGAGGGCGTGCCGACGTACGGACCGCGAACCCGATCCGTATCCGGGAGGCAGTGGTGGTGCAGCTCAGCCAGGCGGTGCCGTCCGCTTCCACCCCGGCCCGGTGCTCGGCGAGATGCTGTCCGGCCAGGGCCCGGTAGCGCTCGACTCCGGAGTTGGTGACGTCTCCGTCGAGCACGGACGCGACCTCGATCCTGCCGCGCCAGCCGTACGCCCTGAACGCGGTGTTCTGGGCCGCGAGATGCGGGTCGCCCATGTGGACCAGGCGGGTGTGGGTGACTCCCAGGCGGCGGCCCTCGGCATCGCCGTACAGCAGGCGGCGGACGAGCGTACCGGCGCGCAGGTCGAGCGCGACGTGGCTGTGGCGCAGAGTGGGGTGATCCGGCGTGAGCCAGTCGCCGGGCGGTGCTCCCTCGGGCAGACAGCGGTACCGCAGGGCGGTCCAGTCCGGAAGGCGGACCAGGTCCTCGTTGGAGACCGTTCGTCCGCCGACGGAGGAGGTGAGGCGGTCGTAGCAGCCGGCGAGGTAGGTGGCCGGGTAGTGGATGGTGTCGGCGACGGTCTCGGGGGCTGCTCCGCGGGTGGCGAAGCGGCCGTTGCCGAGGGTGCACAGGGACTCGACCAGCCGCTCGGTCCCGGGGTCGTAGCGGTGGTACTCCCAGCGCCAGGGTCTGTTCACGGGCGGTCGCCTCCGAGTGCGGCGGACAGTCCACCGAGGTCGGGGAGGACGAGATGGGCGCCGTGTGCGCGCAGGGCGTCCGTCATCCGGGGGTCGCCCTCGCGGTTGAGCCCCACCACCAGGCGGAAACCCCCTCGGTGCCCCGCCTCGACGCCGACGAGGGCGTCGTCCACCACCGCGGTGTGTGCGGGGGTGGCGCCGAGGCGGCCGGCGGCTTCGAGGAAGAGGGCGGGGTCGGGTTTGCCCGGCAGGGCGAGTGCGGCTGCGTCCCGGCCGTCCACCACCTCGTCGAAGCAGCCGATCAGACCGGCGGACCGCAGGAGGGCACGGGCATGCCGGGAGGCCGAGACGGCCGCGCACCGGACCTCCGTCTCCCGCAGGCGCCGGAGCGCGGGCCGGACGTCCTCGAAGCCGGCGACGCCGTCGGTCCGCACCGCGCGGGTGAAGATCTCCTCCTTGCGGGCGGCGACCGCGTGGACGGTGGCGCATCCGGGCGGATCCTGCGGCGTTCCTGGAGGGAGGCCGATGTGGCGGGAGCCGAGGAAGGCCCGTACGCCGTCGAGCCGGGACCGGCCGTCGACCAGGTCCCGGTAGTCGCGTACGGCGTCGAACGGGCGCGGCCGTTCCCCGGAGGCCGAGGGCCGCCACGCGCGGAGGCAGCCGTCGAAGGTCTCCTTCCAGGCGGCGGCGTGGCGGACTGCCGTGGCCAGGAGCACACCATCGGTGTCGAACACGACCGCACGCAGGTCGTTCATGAGTCGTGCACCACGCGACGGCCGGTGATCCGGACGGGGGTGAGCTTCATCCAGTGGTTGCGCGGGCCGCCGGCCCAGGGCTCGGACCGCGCCGCGGCGTCGAGGTGGTGAAGCCGGTCCGGCTCCGTGACGGCCGCCAGTTCACCCACGGCGAGCACACTCCAGCCGCCGGCCGTCACGTCGTCGATGTTGTCGATCTCGAAGGCGGCCTCGGTCCCTGCCGCTCCGGCCGCGACGGACCCCGCAGAGGTACGGAAGGTGATGTCGGGGCCCGCGACGAGGTAGTTGACGGGGAGGACGGCCGGGCCTTCGGCGGTGAACACCGCGAGGCGGCCCACGCCGTGCGTGTTCAGCAGCCGGCGGCAGTCGGCCTCGTCCAGGGATTCGAGCGCGGTGTCGCGCCGGGCGGTGGCCCGGCCGGCGACGAGGTCGGCGTTCGTGCCGACCAGGTCGTCGACAGTGATGCCGAGGGCGTCGGCCACCCGGACGAGAGTGCCGATGGCGGGACGAGCGGCGTGTTCCTCCAGGTAGGCGATGTAGGTGCCGTCGACATCGGACTGCCGGCCCAGTTCCTCGCGGCTCAGGCCGAGGGCGTCGCGTCGGGCTGCCAGGCGGCGGCCCAGGTCGGTGCGTCCGGTCGTCTCGCCGGACTGCCGCGGTGGGGGGCTCGGCATGCTCTTCACGGCACTCACTGCTCCTGGGGCGGTACGGCGACCGTGTCGTGCTGGGGTCCGCCGAGCACGACCTTGAGGGCGCCGGTGTCGCGGGCGCGGGAGAAGACGTCGTACGCCTCCTCCATCCGGTCCAGCTCGAAGCGGTGGGTGATCAACTCGGCCCCGGGCAGACGGCCGGCGGCCGTCATGCGCAGCAGCATGGGGGTGGAGTAGGTGTCGACGAGCCCGGTGGTGATGGTGACGTCCTTGATCCACAGGTCTTCGAGGTGGAGGACAGCGGGCTTGCCGTGGACGCCGATGTTGGCGACCCGGCCGACGGGTCGCACCATCCGGGTGCACATCTCGAACGCCTCGGGCACACCGACGGCCTCGACGACCACGTCCGCCCCGAGTCCGTCGGTCAGGTCCTCCACGAGCCGCTCGGGCTCCTCGTCCGCGCTGACGGTGGCATCGGCACCGAGCTCGCGCGCGGCGGCGAGCCGGGACGGGGCGAGGTCGACGGCGACGATCCGCCCGGGGCTGTGCAGCCGCGCGGTGGCGATCACGGCCAGCCCGATCGGTCCGGCACCGACCACGACGACCGTGTCGCCCGGGCGCACGTTCCCGTTGAGCACGCCGACCTCGTACGCGGTCGGGAAGATGTCGGCGAACAGGACGGCGTCGGGGCCGGCCAGGGTGCTGGGCAGAGGGTGGACGGAGAGGTCCGCGAAGGGGACGCGTACGTATTCGGCCTGGGTGCCGTCGATGGTGTGGCCGAGGACCCAGCCGCCGCCCCCGCGGCACTGGCCGTAGTGCCCTTCGCGGCAGAAGCGGCACCGGCCGCAGGCGGAGATGCAGGAGACCAGGACGCGGTCGCCGGGGCGGACACTCCGGACGTCACCGCCGGTCTCGACGACGGTGCCGACGGCCTCGTGGCCCAGGATCCGGCCGGGCTCCACCTCGGGTACGTCGCCCTTGACGATGTGCAGGTCGGTGCCGCAGATGGTGACGGCGTCGACCCGGACGATCGCGTCGGCGGCGTCCTTGACGGAAGGGTCCGGGACGTCCTGCCAGGAGGTCTCTCCGGGCCCGTGGAAGACGAGGGCCTTCATGGCGCGGCCTTCTCTCTGTGTGCCGTACGGAAGGGGTCACCGCCAGGGTGTGCCCGCGCCCCTCCGTCCCGCTTGGGCCGGTCGGCCCCTGCCGAGGACCGGTCGGGTCCCTCCTGACAGGCCGTTCCGGTCCGATGACGAAGACCGGCACCGGTCCCGCGAGGAAGCTGCCGCGATGTCCCGGTGGGACCCCGTCCCCGGCCCGCAACCTCGTCGGCTGCGGACTCTTCCAGGGTGTCGCGGACCTGCGCCGCCGCAACCGGGCCACGCTGCACGTCTCACGGCGAGGCTGCCCCAGAGGGCGGCCGGGCGTGGGGTGCGAGAGCGGTGATGGCCGCCGGGGAGACGGCGAGGCCGAAGCCCGTGAAGAGTTCGAAGCGGGCGAGGGTACGTCCCAGGGCATGGGCCGGGGCGAGGCAGACCACGGACACCGCGGCGACGGCCGGGGCGCCCCAGCCGTGTCCCAGGGAAGTGGCCGCGAGGAAGCCGAGGTAGGACACGGTGAGTACCACGCCGGACTCCGGCGTCACACGACATGGCCCCGGTGTTCCGTAGGACCCTGGCTGTCAGTGGCCGTTGGGATACTCGGCGGACACGGCACACCCAGGAGGACCCAGTACCCATGACCGACAAGCAGCAGGCACCGACCGCCGCCGAGCTTCACGAGCTGATGAAGGAACTGCACACTGTGCAAGGACGGGTGCAAGACACCTACCTGCGGCTGTGGTCAGCTCCGGAGACATGCGATGTCGCCTACCAGATCGAGGACGCGGCCGGAGACATCCGCCGCGCCTGGGAGGCGCTGGAAAGGATTTCAGGAAGCTTCACCCGCGTCTACGTCATTCCTGGAACCGAGAGCCTGTGCGGAGTGCCGTGGGGTGTCTGCCCGGACCACGGGAACACCCTTCGCGTCAGAGGCAGGAAAACCTGGTGCACGGTTGCGGAGTGCTCACACAAGTGGGCCTACGACAAGCTCAGCAACCCATGCGCCGAGCCCGTGACCGAAACGGTCACGGACGCTCGTGGAAAGTCGTTTCTGGCCTGCCGGGCACACGCGAGGGACGCGGAGAAGCGGTTGTAGGGCCTCGCCGGTCCGGTCCGGTCCGTGCTGGCTGACTGCAGCCTGAGGCGTCGGCTACCCGGCGGCGTCTGTGGGAGGAGTTGCAACGGGTCCGGGACCGGCTCAACCGTGAGGGCACGCTGCCGGTCCACGGCGCCCGCGTCACCATCACTCCCGACGGTGAGACGACCCTGACCCGCGGGTCCTGGTCCGTCACCCTGTAGCCAGGATCAGCCATCGGCCCACCGCGGGCATGCACACCAGGCCCACGACGACGCCGATCGTCATGGCGACGCCGGATCTTGGTGGTGGCTGGCATGGCGTCAACGGTGCGGGCGTGCCTCCGCACCGGGTGCGTCGGTTGACGGACACCGTCAACCGACGACGTCAGCGGCCGTCCGGTCGGTGATGATGAGGGGGTGACCTTGAGGATCGACATCAGCGAACTGCCGCCCGAGCGGCTGCGGTTCGTCGCCTCCCCGCTGGCAGAACTGACCGCGATGCTGCACGTCCTGGCAGAACCGGGCCATCATCCGCAGTTCTCCGACTGGGCCGCGGACGTCCGGGCGGGGATGCGGCCGGAGCTGGCCGAGCGGTTGCGGGAGGCGGAGTTCCTCTGGCGTTCCTCACAGGCCGACTTCCTGCTCCCCGCGCGGCCCCGGCCGACCCTCGTCGAGGAGCTGGACGACGTGGACCGGATCGACGACGAGTCGTACGTGACCGCCGCGCTCGGCACGACGTGCGGCAGCAAACGGGTCCCCGTCGCCTCGCCGTCACCGCTCACCGACGCGACCGCGCGCCGGCGGGCCCTGCACCTGGCCCAGGCCCGTGGCGCACGGCAAGAGGCATTCTCGGAGCGGCTGTTGGCGGATCCGTCCGCGGTACGGGAGCGGGTGCGCCACACCCTCGAACAGTGCGCCGACGCCTTCTTCGACACCGCCTGGACCAGCGCAGCCGCGCAACTCGCCACCGACCTGCGCCTGAAGAACGACCTGCTGAGGCGCCAGGGCATCGGGGCGGCCCTCGCATCGGTCTCCGGCTCGGTCACCCTGTCACCGGACGGCGACCACATCGTCGTGGACAAGCTGCAGGACAGGGCGACCGCCGCCCACACCAACGGGGTCACTTTCATCCCCAGTGTCTTCGGCCGCCCGCACCTGGTGGTGGTCCACGCGCCCGGTTGGCAGCCGGTGGTCCAGTACCCCGTCGCCGAGCCCGGGCCGTCCGAGCCGGTGTCGCTGGAAACGGTCACCCTGCGGCTGGAGGCTCTCGCCCATCCGGTACGGCTGCGCCTCCTGCGCACCCTGGCCCGCGGCCCGCACACCACCGGCGAGCTGGCCCACACCTGGGAACTCTCGCCCCCGGAGGTGTCCCGCCACCTCGCCGTCCTGCGCCGCGCGGGCCTGCTCACGGCCCGACGGCACGGCCGCTACATCCGCTACACCCTCAATCTGCCCGATCTGTCGGCGCTGGGCGCCGACCTGCTGGCGGCCGTTCTGCGCTGAGCGCGTGCGGCCTTCCCGGCACGCGGGGCGCTCACCGCCTGACCCGTGGCATCCCCAGACCGATCCAGGAGATGATCTCCCGCTGGATCTCGTTGTTGCCGCCGCCGAAGGTGAAGATGACGGCCGACCGGTAGCCGCGTTCGAGTTCCCCGTGCAGGACCGCACCGGCCGAACCCTCCTTGAGCGGGCCCGCCGAGCCGACGATCTCCATGAGCCAGGCATAGGCGTCCCGGCGCGCCTCGGAGCCGTACACCTTCACGGCCGACGCGTCGTGCGGGGTGAGGGTGGCGTGCTGGAGTGCCGACACCATCTGCCAGTTGAGGAGCTTCATGGCGTCCAGGCGGGTGTGCGTGCGGGCCAGCCGGGAGCGGACCCAGCCGAGGTCGATGACCCGGCGGCCGTCGGCCAGCTTCGTTTCCGCGGCCCAGCGCTGGACGTTGTGGAGCGCGCGTACGGCCATGGTGCCGTGGGCGGCGAGTGTCACGCGTTCGTGGTTGAGCTGGTTGGTGATGAGCCGCCAGCCCTTGTTCTCCTCGCCGACGCGGTGGGAGACGGGGACCCGGATGTCCTCGTAGTAGCTCGCGGTGGTGTCGTGCGAGGCCAGGGTGTTGATCACCGTGCAGGAGTATCCCGGATCGCTCGTCGGCACGAGCAGCATCGTGATG
The Streptomyces sp. NBC_00234 DNA segment above includes these coding regions:
- a CDS encoding acyl-CoA dehydrogenase family protein; protein product: MHLEYTPEQQRLREELRTCFAALVPDNAYARYAEPAAQKRFYRETVRRLGADGWLGVGWPKEYGGRGLSPVEQFIFFDEAAQAGVPLPLMALNTVGPTIMQFGTDAQKSDFLPKILAGEIDFAIGYSEPEAGTDLAALRTRAVRDGDEYVVNGQKIWTTNGDTADWVWLAARTDQDAPPHKGITMLLVPTSDPGYSCTVINTLASHDTTASYYEDIRVPVSHRVGEENKGWRLITNQLNHERVTLAAHGTMAVRALHNVQRWAAETKLADGRRVIDLGWVRSRLARTHTRLDAMKLLNWQMVSALQHATLTPHDASAVKVYGSEARRDAYAWLMEIVGSAGPLKEGSAGAVLHGELERGYRSAVIFTFGGGNNEIQREIISWIGLGMPRVRR